In a single window of the Antennarius striatus isolate MH-2024 chromosome 3, ASM4005453v1, whole genome shotgun sequence genome:
- the rab35b gene encoding ras-related protein Rab-35b produces the protein MARDYDYLFKLLIIGDSGVGKSSLLLRFADNTFSGSYITTIGVDFKIRTVEINGEKVKLQIWDTAGQERFRTITSTYYRGTHGVIVVYDVTSAESFVNVKRWLHEINQNCDDVCRILVGNKNDDPNSKVVETTDAQKFAEQMGINLFETSAKENINVEEMFNCITELVLRAKKEVLAKQQQQQQNDVVKLTRNSKRKKKCC, from the exons ATGGCCAGGGACTACGATTACCTCTTCAAGCTGCTCATCATCGGTGACAGTG GAGTGGGGAAGAGCAGTCTCCTCCTGCGATTTGCAGACAACACATTTTCAG GTAGTTATATCACAACGATTGGTGTGGACTTTAAAATCCGGACAGTAGAAATCAATGGGGAGAAGGTGAAGCTACAAATCTGGGATACGGCAGGGCAGGAGCGCTTCCGCACCATCACTTCCAC ATACTACAGGGGGACGCACGGCGTCATTGTGGTGTACGACGTCACAAGTGCAGAATCCTTCGTCAACGTCAAACGATGGCTTCATGAAATCAACCAGAACTGTGACGACGTGTGCCGGATATTAG TGGGAAACAAAAACGACGACCCCAACTCCAAGGTGGTTGAGACGACTGATGCACAGAAGTTTGCCGAACAAATGGGAATCAACCTGTTTGAAACAAGTGCAAAAGAGAACATCAATGTTGAAGAG ATGTTCAACTGCATCACAGAGCTAGTGCTAAGAGCGAAGAAGGAGGTGCTCGccaagcagcagcaacagcaacagaACGACGTGGTCAAACTCACCCGGAATAGTAAACGAAAGAAAAAGTGCTGCTAA